Proteins encoded within one genomic window of Theobroma cacao cultivar B97-61/B2 chromosome 7, Criollo_cocoa_genome_V2, whole genome shotgun sequence:
- the LOC18593528 gene encoding uncharacterized protein LOC18593528 — translation MMNQENDQENNPDASADVPLKRKRGRPRKFPKHNLYQGENAQTARNQNPNRAENIRIPPLFEGVNGNQPLEADPINDANDVMVGQAVYGVIEAAFDAGYLLTVRVGNSDTTLRGVVFKPGHYVPVSAENDVAPNVQMIRRNEIPFPRGRNEQHVNSHRNGTAHPFNEPGIANHVPGARASNLGGSKSNHVQSVATQSASPLTRRGNLVPVVLQPASVPYGGSVANQPSLVASQPAHLVASKGKQVSEAAHTSNMGTPTNQMPTFGNKIYPTQPPAEVLQETEAKSMTMPGMPFEKLLTEVMKRIQVPQQQMDGQGGNLSVKDSGHDMEDDQPLSIEPLQAVQPAHSSSMLKPFDNFRTGKMTELLQAVQENMRETQASRTEEPATSSGETDQGDKEMHDSNRHSQVSSV, via the exons ATGATGAATCAAGAGAACGATCAGGAGAATAATCCTGATGCATCAGCAGATGTCCCGCTGAAGCGCAAACGTGGTCGTCCAAGAAAATTTCCAAAACATAATCTATACCAGGGGGAGAATGCTCAGACTGCAAGAAATCAGAATCCAAACCGTGCAGAGAATATTCGTATCCCGCCTTTATTTGAAGGGGTGAATGGGAATCAACCCCTTGAAGCAGATCCAAtcaatgatgcaaatgatgtAATGGTGGGTCAGGCTGTTTATGGTGTTATTGAGGCAGCATTTGATGCAGGATATTTGCTCACTGTTAGGGTTGGCAACTCTGACACCACTTTAAGGGGTGTGGTTTTCAAGCCTGGACATTATGTTCCTGTTTCAGCAGAGAATGATGTGGCTCCAAATGTTCAAATGATCAGAAGAAATGAGATTCCCTTCCCAAGGGGGAGGAATGAGCAGCATGTCAATTCTCATAGGAATGGAACTGCTCATCCATTCAATGAACCAGGTATAGCCAACCATGTGCCAGGAGCTCGGGCTTCAAATCTTGGGGGCTCAAAAAGCAATCATGTGCAGTCGGTGGCAACACAATCTGCTTCTCCGCTAACGCGCAGAGGCAATTTGGTGCCTGTTGTGCTCCAACCTGCTAGTGTACCATATGGCGGATCAGTTGCCAACCAACCATCTCTGGTTGCAAGCCAACCTGCTCATTTGGTGGCCTCTAAAGGCAAACAGGTGTCTGAAGCTGCCCATACATCAAATATGGGAACACCCACCAACCAGATGCCAACATTTGGAAACAAAATATATCCTACTCAACCCCCAGCAGAGGTTTTGCAGGAGACAGAAGCCAAGTCAATGACAATGCCTGGCATGCCTTTTGAGAAACTATTAACTGAAGTCATGAAAAGGATTCAAGTCCCCCAGCAACAAATGGATGGTCAAGGTGGTAATTTATCAGTCAAAGATTCTGGACATGACATGGAAGATGATCAGCCACTCTCTATTGAACCACTACAAGCTGTACAGCCTGCTCACTCTTCTTCTATGCTCAAACcttttgataattttagaACTGGCAAGATGACTGAGCTGTTGCAG GCTGTTCAGGAAAACATGAGGGAAACCCAAGCTTCTCGGACTGAAGAGCCAGCCACTAGTTCTGGAGAAACTGATCAAGGAGATAAAGAAATGCATGATTCCAACAGGCATTCTCAGGTATCGAGTGTCTAA
- the LOC18593529 gene encoding uncharacterized protein LOC18593529 isoform X2: protein MGLKNRAEEENCSMNEALLFATVCIIGLPVDVHLKDGSVYSGIFHTASVEEEYGIVLKKAKLTKKGRCATNVTNGSVVETLVILAGDFVQVVAKGVPLPSDGFAGNTAHGNGEAAFDIVPSSANPLNGANKFTKSTMDKRKNNRKRNSVQNENGFTPAKSGKEHEGENLRQNPMGNAKEVVYQKSDRTNIEEGKDASSATVAGRQVGDDSLQLLQDEYDQKFEFHVEESAKEVKHSVSSLDACLTQVKPVEGGHAEMTIKLLLNGAPHDAPVVGKLENQCWERPTATDIYQDAVCSGVSISSSPVTAVSSESCQSSLATQAAIVSSQSLESNKYSKEFKLNPGAKIFSPSFASAISAAPPIVPTVANVSYVPGNSPMVAVVGSEPEVGIGSFAPRSSTSSKFVSYGNITAAHGVSGSQFSQPIVGHVGSRTQPLRYAGQYHPVQAVPAYLNPNSQAVMFGRMGQLIYVPVSHDLVQGPAAGSPVPACPPLTPHHVQFPKHQGSAPGQALQLCLPQPFIAGGQQPLAVPSHIPFLQPPFPANRPIQVPGSNGLYSTKLQ from the exons ATGGGACTCAAAAACAGAGCAGAAGAAGAGAACTGTTCAATGAACGAAGCTTTGCTGTTTGCTACCGTGTGCATCATTGGTCTCCCAGTGGATGTTCACTTGAAAGATGGCTCTGTTTACTCTGGAATCTTCCACACTGCTTCTGTTGAGGAGGAATATG GTATTGTTTTGAAGAAAGCAAAATTGACTAAAAAGGGAAGATGTGCCACCAATGTTACAAATGGCAGTGTAGTGGAGACACTTGTTATCCTCGCTGGTGATTTTGTTCAAGTTGTTGCTAAG GGAGTCCCGCTTCCTTCTGATGGTTTTGCCGGAAATACAGCTCATGGTAATGGAGAAGCTGCTTTTGATATTGTCCCTTCTTCTGCCAATCCACTGAATGGGGCCAACAAATTCACTAAGTCTACCAtggataaaagaaaaaataataggAAAAG AAATTCAGTCCAAAATGAGAATGGTTTTACTCCTGCAAAATCTGGAAAGGAACATGAAGGAGAAAACTTGCGACAGAATCCTATGGGAAATGCAAAGGAAGTTGTCTATCAGAAAAGCGATAGGACAAACATTGAGGAG GGCAAAGATGCTTCCAGTGCCACCGTTGCTGGGAG ACAGGTTGGAGATGATAGCTTGCAGCTTTTGCAGGATGAATATGACCAAAAGTTTGAGTTTCATGTGGAAGAGAGT GCTAAGGAAGTTAAACACTCAGTTTCAAGCT TGGATGCATGCCTTACTCAAGTAAAACCTGTTGAGGGAGGACATGCTGAGATGACAATTAAGCTATTGCTTAATGGAGCACCTCATGATGCACCAGTGGTTGGTAAACTTGAAAATCAATGCTGGGAAAGGCCCACTGCAACAGACATTTACCAAGATGCTGTTTGTTCTGGAGTTTCAATATCTTCTAGTCCAGTTACAGCTGTTTCCTCAGAATCATGCCAGAGTTCATTAGCTACTCAAGCTGCCATAGTCTCTTCACAAAGTTTAGAATCAAACAAATACTccaag GAATTTAAGCTCAATCCAGGagcaaaaattttctctccatCTTTTGCAAGTGCCATATCAGCAGCTCCTCCTATAGTACCAACAGTAGCAAATGTGTCTTATGTACCAGGCAACTCTCCTATGGTAGCTGTCGTTGGTTCTGAGCCAGAGGTTGGGATTGGCTCTTTTGCACCTCGTTCATCCACTTCTTCTAAGTTTGTCTCTTATGGTAACATTACAGCTGCACATGGTGTCAGTGGTTCTCAATTTTCTCAACCT ATTGTTGGGCATGTGGGGAGCAGAACACAGCCACTTAGATATGCTGGTCAATATCATCCTGTTCAGGCTGTACCAGCATATTTGAATCCAAACTCTCAAGCT gTTATGTTTGGACGAATGGGACAGCTTATTTATGTGCCTGTTTCTCAT GATTTGGTTCAGGGTCCAGCAGCTGGATCGCCGGTACCTGCATGTCCTCCATTGACACCGCATCATGTCCAATTTCCGAAGCACCAAG GAAGTGCACCAGGCCAAGCATTGCAGCTTTGTCTACCTCAACCTTTCATTGCAGGAGGACAGCAGCCATTGGCAGTGCCAAGCCACATTCCATTTTTGCAGCCTCCCTTCCCTGCTAATCGTCCCATACAAGTCCCGGGATCTAATGGTCTCTATAGCACAAAGCTTCAATGA
- the LOC18593529 gene encoding uncharacterized protein LOC18593529 isoform X1: MGLKNRAEEENCSMNEALLFATVCIIGLPVDVHLKDGSVYSGIFHTASVEEEYGIVLKKAKLTKKGRCATNVTNGSVVETLVILAGDFVQVVAKGVPLPSDGFAGNTAHGNGEAAFDIVPSSANPLNGANKFTKSTMDKRKNNRKRNSVQNENGFTPAKSGKEHEGENLRQNPMGNAKEVVYQKSDRTNIEEGKDASSATVAGRQVGDDSLQLLQDEYDQKFEFHVEESAKEVKHSVSSCESSALDTLKPVDACLTQVKPVEGGHAEMTIKLLLNGAPHDAPVVGKLENQCWERPTATDIYQDAVCSGVSISSSPVTAVSSESCQSSLATQAAIVSSQSLESNKYSKEFKLNPGAKIFSPSFASAISAAPPIVPTVANVSYVPGNSPMVAVVGSEPEVGIGSFAPRSSTSSKFVSYGNITAAHGVSGSQFSQPIVGHVGSRTQPLRYAGQYHPVQAVPAYLNPNSQAVMFGRMGQLIYVPVSHDLVQGPAAGSPVPACPPLTPHHVQFPKHQGSAPGQALQLCLPQPFIAGGQQPLAVPSHIPFLQPPFPANRPIQVPGSNGLYSTKLQ; the protein is encoded by the exons ATGGGACTCAAAAACAGAGCAGAAGAAGAGAACTGTTCAATGAACGAAGCTTTGCTGTTTGCTACCGTGTGCATCATTGGTCTCCCAGTGGATGTTCACTTGAAAGATGGCTCTGTTTACTCTGGAATCTTCCACACTGCTTCTGTTGAGGAGGAATATG GTATTGTTTTGAAGAAAGCAAAATTGACTAAAAAGGGAAGATGTGCCACCAATGTTACAAATGGCAGTGTAGTGGAGACACTTGTTATCCTCGCTGGTGATTTTGTTCAAGTTGTTGCTAAG GGAGTCCCGCTTCCTTCTGATGGTTTTGCCGGAAATACAGCTCATGGTAATGGAGAAGCTGCTTTTGATATTGTCCCTTCTTCTGCCAATCCACTGAATGGGGCCAACAAATTCACTAAGTCTACCAtggataaaagaaaaaataataggAAAAG AAATTCAGTCCAAAATGAGAATGGTTTTACTCCTGCAAAATCTGGAAAGGAACATGAAGGAGAAAACTTGCGACAGAATCCTATGGGAAATGCAAAGGAAGTTGTCTATCAGAAAAGCGATAGGACAAACATTGAGGAG GGCAAAGATGCTTCCAGTGCCACCGTTGCTGGGAG ACAGGTTGGAGATGATAGCTTGCAGCTTTTGCAGGATGAATATGACCAAAAGTTTGAGTTTCATGTGGAAGAGAGT GCTAAGGAAGTTAAACACTCAGTTTCAAGCTGTGAGTCTTCTGCCCTTGATACTCTTAAGCCAG TGGATGCATGCCTTACTCAAGTAAAACCTGTTGAGGGAGGACATGCTGAGATGACAATTAAGCTATTGCTTAATGGAGCACCTCATGATGCACCAGTGGTTGGTAAACTTGAAAATCAATGCTGGGAAAGGCCCACTGCAACAGACATTTACCAAGATGCTGTTTGTTCTGGAGTTTCAATATCTTCTAGTCCAGTTACAGCTGTTTCCTCAGAATCATGCCAGAGTTCATTAGCTACTCAAGCTGCCATAGTCTCTTCACAAAGTTTAGAATCAAACAAATACTccaag GAATTTAAGCTCAATCCAGGagcaaaaattttctctccatCTTTTGCAAGTGCCATATCAGCAGCTCCTCCTATAGTACCAACAGTAGCAAATGTGTCTTATGTACCAGGCAACTCTCCTATGGTAGCTGTCGTTGGTTCTGAGCCAGAGGTTGGGATTGGCTCTTTTGCACCTCGTTCATCCACTTCTTCTAAGTTTGTCTCTTATGGTAACATTACAGCTGCACATGGTGTCAGTGGTTCTCAATTTTCTCAACCT ATTGTTGGGCATGTGGGGAGCAGAACACAGCCACTTAGATATGCTGGTCAATATCATCCTGTTCAGGCTGTACCAGCATATTTGAATCCAAACTCTCAAGCT gTTATGTTTGGACGAATGGGACAGCTTATTTATGTGCCTGTTTCTCAT GATTTGGTTCAGGGTCCAGCAGCTGGATCGCCGGTACCTGCATGTCCTCCATTGACACCGCATCATGTCCAATTTCCGAAGCACCAAG GAAGTGCACCAGGCCAAGCATTGCAGCTTTGTCTACCTCAACCTTTCATTGCAGGAGGACAGCAGCCATTGGCAGTGCCAAGCCACATTCCATTTTTGCAGCCTCCCTTCCCTGCTAATCGTCCCATACAAGTCCCGGGATCTAATGGTCTCTATAGCACAAAGCTTCAATGA
- the LOC18593530 gene encoding DEAD-box ATP-dependent RNA helicase 32, protein MRRPKSRTVRKKHKENEFQEIEVLNEWIESQKPESGFNPLSLDPLQSKMPIGRIVDPQSGAVSFSRYTGARKFYELPISKRAKNGLEEGGFKKMTDIQVASLPHALCGRDILGAAKTGSGKTLAFVIPVLEKLYRERWGPEDGVGSIIISPTRELAGQLFDVLKTVGKYHNFSAGLLIGGRKGVDTEKERVNELNILVCTPGRLLQHMDETPNFDCSQLQVLVLDEADRILDIGFKKTLNAIVSQLPKCRQTMLFSATQTKSVQDLARLSLKDPEYLSVHEEAVTATPNRLQQTAMIVPLDQKLDMLWSFIKAHLRSKILVFLSSCKEVKFVFEAFKKLRPGIPLKCLHGRMNQEKRMGIYSQFCESHSVLFSTDVASRGLDFNKAVDWVVQVDCPEDVASYIHRVGRTARYLSGGRSVLFLMPSEMKMLENLQAAKIPIQFIKANSKRLQPVSGLLSALLVKYPDMQHLAQRAFITYLRSIHIQKDKEVFDVMKLPIDEYSASLGLPMTPKVRFLNQKKKSKKESEKSSFLESEIFDEENESVMPKEELLVEDVKDKKVDKDFLLKDGTQDVGEQNASEIGDTMPVTRVLKKKKLKINVHRPLGTRVVFDEEGNTQTPFAMLGDKKSGNILLDQDKKDEYYKKMRAELKQVDKEDKLLERQRLREKRLKQKMKRKKGREEEEDDEEDEDDLSGLEGESDANRKHKRSKVYFHSDSDDGEIEENKADTGFNADSVSLAEQEELALKLLNSMHS, encoded by the exons atgcgAAGACCCAAATCGAGAACAGTTCGAAAAAAGCACAAGGAAAATGAGTTCCAAGAAATCGAGGTTCTAAATGAATGGATAGAATCCCAGAAACCTGAATCCGGTTTCAACCCGTTGTCTCTCGACCCGCTCCAGTCCAAGATGCCAATTGGCCGAATTGTCGACCCCCAAAGTGGTGCTGTTTCGTTCTCGAGGTACACGGGAGCAAGGAAGTTTTATGAGCTGCCTATTTCGAAGAGGGCGAAGAATGGGTTGGAGGAAGGTGGGTTTAAGAAGATGACTGATATACAGGTGGCGTCTTTGCCTCACGCGCTTTGTGGAAGGGATATTCTTGGTGCAGCTAAGACAGGGTCCGGAAAGACTCTCGCTTTTGTTATTCCG GTCTTGGAGAAGCTGTATAGAGAAAGATGGGGTCCTGAGGATGGAGTAGGCAGCATCATAATATCTCCCACAAGGGAGCTAGCTGGTCAACTTTTTGATGTATTAAAAACTGTTGGGAAGTATCACAATTTTAGTGCTGGCCTTCTAATTGGTGGTCGCAAGGGAGTTGACACAGAGAAAGAGCGTGTGAATGAGCTGAACATTTTAGTTTGTACTCCTGGACGTCTTCTTCAGCACATGGATGAGACTCCAAATTTTGATTGTTCGCAGCTTCAG GTTTTGGTCCTTGATGAGGCAGATCGTATTCTTGACATTGGTTTTAAGAAGACTTTAAATGCAATTGTATCACAGCTACCCAAGTGTAGACAAACAATGCTTTTCTCAGCAACCCAAACAAAGTCAGTTCAGGATCTTGCAAGGCTTAGTTTGAAAGACCCAGAGTATCTCAGTGTGCATGAGGAAGCTGTGACAGCCACTCCCAATCGCTTGCAGCAAACTGCAATGATCGTTCCACTCGACCAAAAGTTGGATATGTTATGGAGTTTCATAAAGGCACATCTGAGATCAAAGATTCTTGTGTTTCTTTCAAGCTGCAAAGAG GTCAAATTTGTCTTTGAAGCATTCAAGAAATTGCGTCCTGGAATACCCTTGAAGTGTCTTCATGGAAGGATGAATCAAGAGAAGAGGATGGGTATATATTCCCAGTTCTGTGAGTCTCATTCAGTTCTGTTCTCAACGGATGTGGCTTCAAGAGGTCTTGATTTTAACAAAGCAGTTGACTGGGTTGTGCAG GTAGATTGTCCGGAGGATGTTGCATCTTATATACACCGAGTTGGCCGCACTGCTCGCTATCTTTCTGGAGGAAGGTCAGTTTTATTTCTGATGCCTTCAGAAATGAAGATGCTTGAAAATTTACAGGCAGCAAAAATACCAATACAGTTTATTAAG GCAAATTCAAAGAGGCTGCAACCTGTTTCTGGATTGTTATCAGCTTTACTAGTGAAGTATCCAGATATGCAGCATCTGGCTCAGAGGGcctttatcacatatttgCGTTctattcatattcaaaaagaTAAAGAGGTTTTTGATGTGATGAAACTACCTATTGATGAATATTCAGCGTCACTTGGTTTACCAATGACCCCTAAAGTCAGGTTCTtgaaccaaaaaaagaaaagcaaaaaggaGTCAGAAAAATCTTCTTTTCTTGAATCAGAAATCTTTGACGAGGAGAATGAGTCAGTTATGCCAAAAGAAGAGCTACTAGTAGAAGATGTGAAAGACAAGAAAGTGGACAAAGATTTTCTTCTGAAGGATGGTACACAAGATGTGGGAGAACAGAATGCTAGTGAGATTGGAGATACTAT GCCGGTGACACgggttttgaagaaaaaaaagctgAAGATCAATGTTCATAGGCCTCTGGGGACAAGGGTGGTCTTTGATGAGGAAGGCAACACGCAGACTCCATTTGCCATGTTGGGTGACAAGAAGAGTGGCAACATTCTGCTCGACCAGG ACAAAAAGGATGAGTACTACAAGAAAATGAGAGCTGAGTTGAAGCAAGTGGACAAGGAAGACAAGCTTTTGGAGCGCCAACGGCTTAGGGAGAAACGACTCAAGCAGAAGATGAAGCGAAAGAAAGGGAGAGAGGAGGAAGAGGATGATGAAGAGGATGAGGATGATCTTTCTGGTTTAGAAGGAGAATCAGATGCAAACAGAAAACATAAGAGGTCTAAAGTATACTTCCATAGTGATAGTGATGATGGtgaaatagaagaaaataagGCCGACACAGGTTTCAATGCTGATTCCGTATCTCTGGCAGAACAAGAAGAACTTGCTCTTAAGTTGTTAAACTCAATGCACTCGTAA